One part of the Vitis riparia cultivar Riparia Gloire de Montpellier isolate 1030 chromosome 6, EGFV_Vit.rip_1.0, whole genome shotgun sequence genome encodes these proteins:
- the LOC117915567 gene encoding transcription factor E2FB, producing the protein MNPSSQPPHQIMHPPKRHLPFPPARPPFVPSPGDYHRFSSSGRVPDHEADEAVVVKSPQLKRKSEPDYEAESSEWTAVPGFTDVVNSPVQTPVSGKGGKAQKTSRITKCSRSGPQTPVSNAGSPGNNLTPVGPCRYDSSLGLLTKKFINLIKHAEDGILDLNKAADTLEVQKRRIYDITNVLEGIGLIEKKLKNRIQWKGLDVSRPGEVDENVTSLQEEVENLSIQERRLDAQIRDMQERLRDLSEDENNQKWLFVTEEDIKGLPCFQKETLIAIKAPHGTTLEVPDPDEAVDYPQRRYRIVLRSSMGPIDVYLVSQFEEKFEEINGLEAPPSFPSSSGYNEDPTAAMVTEESRGKEIEIQGQDAHRMSSDLNASQDFVSGIMKIVPSDVDSDADYWLLSDADVSITDMWRTEPGVEWNELDALNDDYAMANVSTPQPQTPPSSAAEVPPAANTPGR; encoded by the exons CGCTTCTCCTCCTCCGGCCGCGTCCCCGATCACGAGGCCGACGAGGCCGTGGTGGTAAAATCTCCG CAATTAAAGCGGAAAAGTGAACCCGATTATGAAGCTGAGTCTAGCGAGTGGACTGCTGTTCCTGGTTTTACTGACGTAGTCAACAGTCCTGTCCAGACACCTGTATCAGGAAAAGGAGGAAAGGCACAGAAAACATCAAGGATTACCAAGTGCAGCAGGTCTGGACCTCAAACTCCAGTATCTAATGCTG GTTCTCCTGGAAATAATCTTACTCCAGTAGGTCCCTGTCGTTATGATAGCTCACTAG GTCTCTTGACAAAGAAGttcattaatttgattaaaCATGCAGAAGATGGTATTCTTGATCTAAATAAAGCTGCCGACACTTTAGAG GTACAGAAGAGGCGTATATATGACATAACCAATGTCCTTGAAGGAATTGGTCTCATtgagaagaagttgaagaataGAATTCAGTGGAA GGGACTTGATGTCTCGAGGCCAGGAGAGGTTGATGAAAATGTTACTAGTTTACAG GAAGAAGTTGAAAACCTTTCTATTCAGGAGCGCAGATTAGATGCACAAATAAG AGATATGCAAGAAAGATTGAGGGACCTGAGTGAAGATGAAAACaatcaaaa GTGGCTTTTTGTCACTGAAGAAGACATCAAGGGGTTACCCTGCTTCCAG AAAGAAACCTTGATAGCAATTAAAGCCCCACATGGCACCACACTAGAAGTCCCAGATCCTGATGAG GCTGTTGATTATCCTCAGAGGAGATACAGAATAGTTCTTAGAAGCTCAATGGGCCCTATAGATGTTTACCTTGTCAG TCAATTTGAAGAGAAGTTTGAGGAGATTAATGGTCTTGAGGCACCTCCAAGTTTTCCATCAAGTTCAGGATATAATGAGGACCCAACAGCAGCAATGGTAACAGAAGAGAGCAGAGGGAAGGAGATTGAAATACAGGGACAAGATGCTCATAGAATGTCCTCTGATCTTAATGCGTCACAAGATTTTGTGAGTGGGATAATGAAGATCGTTCCATCAGATGTTGAT AGTGATGCAGATTACTGGCTTTTGTCAGATGCCGATGTGAGCATCACAGACATGTGGAGGACAGAGC CTGGAGTTGAATGGAATGAGTTAGATGCTCTTAATGATGACTATGCAATGGCTAATGTCAGCACACCACAGCCTCAAACTCCACCATCTAGTGCTGCGGAAGTGCCTCCTGCTGCCAATACTCCAGGGAGGTGA
- the LOC117915807 gene encoding uncharacterized protein LOC117915807 gives MAGALLGTCFSSASLSINTREFRIGSSASTPPSKPNFTCFRVRAIKEKTEEIRTPSPSPSSSPSAQEITEKFGLEAGLWKIFSSKDEEKEGGKREKSKGEEAKELLAKYGGAYLATSITLSLISFSLCYALINAGVDVQALLQKVGISVDATGEKVGTFALAYAAHKAASPIRFPPTVALTPIVASWIGKKVDKEN, from the exons ATGGCAGGAGCTCTGCTGGGCACTTGTTTCTCATCTGCTTCTCTCTCGATAAATACTAGGGAATTCAGAATCGGCAGCTCTGCTTCTACTCCTCCCTCCAAACCCAATTTCACTTGCTTTAGAGTCAGAGCTATCAAAGAAAAAACTGAGGAAATCAGAACCCCCTCTCCTTCTCCATCTTCTTCACCTTCAGCACAGGAAATTACGGAGAAATTTGGACTTGAAGCTGGTCTCTGGAAG ATATTCAGctcaaaagatgaagaaaaggaaggaggcaaaagagagaaatcaaaagGAGAAGAAGCCAAGGAGCTGCTAGCAAAATATGGGGGAGCATACCTGGCCACCTCCATTACTCTCTCCTTGATCTCCTTCTCCCTCTGTTATGCACTAATCAATGCAGGAGTGGATGTCCAAGCTCTGTTGCAAAAG GTGGGAATATCTGTGGATGCGACTGGGGAGAAAGTGGGGACGTTTGCATTGGCATATGCTGCACATAAGGCTGCATCTCCTATAAGGTTCCCACCCACCGTAGCTCTCACTCCCATCGTGGCCAGCTGGATTGGGAAGAAAGTTGACAAGGAGAATTAA